A segment of the Orcinus orca chromosome 4, mOrcOrc1.1, whole genome shotgun sequence genome:
ACCAACCCAGTAGCAATCAACATCCCTTAATCACCCAGATTATAGTTTAAATCCTTAAATCCTTAAATACTACAGTCACATTAAAAAGCAGCAGGACTCCTAAAAGAAATAGCTGATTCCAGGTTTGGGGTAGGATATTTACATCTTATCATACCGGAAAGCAAGGAAGCTATCCAAGACTACTAGGTTTGAGGCAGAAAGACTCAGAAAGCACACTTGAAGACTCTCCCATTTGTCAGTGATGGGAAAATTGAGCATTAATAAGGGTAATAACTGCAATTGATTAAAGCATATAATTTATGTTTAAATCGCtgagttcataatgatactaaaaaaaaatgtcttggtCACTTATGGAGCATATGCTAGGGAGCCATCTCATCGTTTTGAAACctggaaataaaaagagagaccCGAGTATTCACTCTATCTTTCCTATATGAGCTTTACCTCAATGTAATCAAACAGTTGGTGAAAGAAGTTCCCCTTTATAGAAGTAGTCCCGCTAATAAATCATGATAAACTTACAATAGCACCATTTTATAACTCCTAGTGAAATAATGGATCGATGACTTCCAacatcacaaagagaaaaacaatgagtCATTGTGGGTCCCCATGGACGTGTGAAGACCACCTATGAAGTATTCCCGTCCAAACAATAGGCCTAAATCTGATCGAACCTCTAGAGCTAAATGCCAACTTATAGGCAGTACAAGGGAGAGGAACATgttaaaacaaaccccaaaaataCATGTGGTGGCAATAAGCAAAACCCAGACtgaaacaaagctacagagcaaatgacccagtttattaaaaaaaaataaattgcaaggaGGAACAAAAGGGAGATGAAGGGGAACCTATGGAAAAATAGACTTAAGGACATGTTGACCAGTTGCAATTCGTGGACTTCGATTCTGAGCCAAAAACAAACTGAAGGGAGGAGAAAACCCTTTATGAGGCAGTTAAGGAAATTTGATTCCTGACTAGATAATTAGCAATACTAAagaattattattgctattattattattattattttacgtACAGGCATTAATAGTAGTAGAAGATTAAGCGGGTGGGACCACAAATACAAGATTTGCCAAGAGTTGATAATTGGTAAATCTGGGTGAAGACACACGAAGATTCCTGACACcgttctctctacttttgtttgaaattttccacaatataacattaaaaagaaatatgtatatatatatttgttttttttttaagatgaggaagTTTGTGTTTTTGAATGACTCTGAGTGGACATTAATCACGTGGCTTAGCTAGAATTATGGTGATTCATCCTGTGATCATGAGGAAAGTCCACCAAGGATAAAGCCAAAACATTCCtgatagtattgggttggccaaaaagttcgttcggttaaTGAccatgttgttcaataaagttctcggtgacaatgaaaaatgtgtcttttacttacaaccgaacgaacttttgggccaacccaatagaacagaatagaaataaCCTGGTCCTTAACAACTGAGCCACAGAATAGACCCACCTGGCAGCTGCCTGACCTCTGGAGAGCTGGTTAGATAATAACTATCTCTGTTGTTTAATCTCTTTTGAGTTggtttctgttatttgcagcAGAAGGCATCCTAACTAAAACAGTGGAGAAGaatgcatttttgtgtgtgtgttgaggtcGTAGAGTGGTACCGGGTAGTGTTTCTGCTCTATCTTACAGAATGTTTAGTGAAACAGCATCCCTTAATTGCAATGATTAAGTCCTTGCAGTTATTATTTCTTGCTAGCTCTCAAATTCCAGAGGGATTAAACCAGCCAGTTTATCATCTTGCACCTATATCCTACCCTAGTTTACCAGGGGTGAAAATCTTAGCAACCGCACTGCTACAGAAGGCCAGGGAATAGCAGTCCTCCACCTACCACCAGGGATGGGGTCCTCATGGCCATCCAGCTGGAGAGTGATACAATTCCAGAACCCTATTCTTAGGGTCTGCTTCCTGGGACCACATCCAGTACAATTATCTTAGGTGGAGTTCCTAGAAACAGAGCTGGAAACAGGAATTTGAGGCAGGTGGTTTATTAAAGGAGTGCTCCCAGGGGAATAGGAAGGAGGCAAGCGGGATAGAACCGGGGAGAAAGCTAAGCAAGGATGTAATCTCAGCTGGAAACCAGCTTCGACTGGGAAGCTCTGCGTTGTCCCTCAGCGAAGGCTCCACCTTTTGTAACACCACGGTAGTCAGTCATCAACTGTGAGCTGCCTGGGGTGAGGttgggggcggggtgtgtgtgtgacacagCAGCTAGGATTAAATGTACTGGCCCAGTTAAAGGGATCTAGTCAGAGCATCAGTAGCCTCCACTACCACTTCCCAACTTACCTGAGTAGCCGAAATCTTACTAGACCCTGCGTGTTCTAGCCCACCCTTGCATAACGATTCTTTCTCTCTGAAATCGTCTCCACCgctctccctctttttcattcCACTTTAGCCACACACTGGCCATCTTGCAATTCCTCAAATTCTCTAGCATATTCGTGCTTCAGATCCTTTACCCTTCTCAGTCCCCTCATCTGGGATGAGTTTCCGCTGCTCTCCCAGCAGCCCCGCCCTGCCATGTCCTCATGACTAGGTCCCTTATACATCCTTCACATTTATACCCACAAGACAGCTTCTTAGTAAGGTCTTCTCTGGCTGCCCTAACCAACACTTATAATCcctttactttcattatttttcttttcaaatacttATCAGTATCTAACATACTATATAGTtgtcttatttatcttgtttattatttatatttgtttagaGCATTTGTATATACCCTAGAACACGAGCTGGGAAGGGtaagaatttttatcttttttttttaaatctcaacacttaaaacagtgcctggtaaaTTACAGGTGCTCAGTTAACATTTGTTGACtatgggaatgaatgaatgaatgaatgaatgaccactGGCAAAAAGTGCCAGGATAAATGCTGCTTGAAAAGAAttaaactgaaatggaaaatactgGCACAGCCTGCCGTGTAATATAGATGGGAGAACGGATACATATATTGCCCTATGCAGAGTTCTCCCTAGATTATGTTTTCTTTGATAACATTGCAATGTTCATGTGatgttatatgtgtatatattagtgtatactatttatgcatataaatattaGTGAATAATAATAGAAGCACTAaagattttccaaatttatttaaatgagttCAAATCAAAACTCAAGAATCTAGATTTACATACATTAAAGAAAGGTAAAATTATAGCAAAATTAAAGTGAATGCAGGTTGTATAGATAGCTCAATTCCtatgatataaaatttaaatccaCAGGTGAAACTCTTTAAGCTCTTTACATGTCATACTCTGATCCCAGAGAGTAGAAAACTATTCAGCACGCAAAATCTCCATTCTCTCGATCCTGAAATCTATCAGTAGATACCCCAAATCCTCAAGGCACACTAACATTTCTAGAAAAGAAGCCTTTTTAAAATCTAAGGTTACTGAAACTACAAAAACACCTATCAGACCCTCTGTGGCATTTTTTGCCCACGCGTCAATCAGCATGAGATGAGCCTTGGGCTGAGGCGGCCTCAGAACAAACACTGGCTTCTTCCTGTAAATCAGCCCCAGCAGAGGATTCTGACTCAACTGGAGAATTTTCTTCCAGTTCAGCATATTCACCACAGCTTTCGTTCTCGGTTGTACCTTTATCACTATCGATGGCAACAGCTTCCTCCCGAACTGCGCTGGTAACCTCTGACGTGGTTTCAGGGCTGACCTCTGCGGTTTCTCCCGTCCCCGCATCTGTCACCTCTGACCCAGTTTCAGCACCAGCGGCAGTGGTCCCCTCGGCAGCAGCCTCTGCATCGTCTGGACAGGGGGAAGCCTCTTTGATGACGGCAACTGTAGCACTGGGAAGCTCTGCAGCGTCCACCACCGGAGCTTCCACTGAAGGTACTTCGGGGGCTTCTGAACTGGCTTCCTCGGCACCCACAAGGTTCTCTTTTTCACCTTTAAGATTTAGTCCATGAAGCAAAGTATTAATGTAAAGAGCATGGGAAGATGGTGAGACACTGtgcagtcattttaaaaaatgagacagaTCAATAAGTACTGATATGACATGGTCTTCAAGGTAGtctgttcagtgaaaaaaaaagcaaggaaacgagCAATGTATACAGTATGGTACTCTTTGTGTTAGGACAAAAGGAGGGTAATATAGACCTAGAGTTATATTTGTAGAGACCCTCTCCTGGAGGACACAAAGAAACTGGTGTTGttggttgcctctggggaggtAAAATGAAGGGTCTGCTCTTCTGAAAACCCTTTTGAATCTGTTgaacttaagaaaataataatttcatgtgattatttattttaaatacacaccATGAAAATAAACAGGCAATGTGTCATGTGAAATAGCATGGAAAAGTAGCTAACTTACTAGCTGATGACTCGGAAAAGCCACTAGTCCTCCCTcaacctcagttttgtcatctgtaaaatggggatattaataatatctacctcacggAACTATTGGGAGGATTGACTACAATAATACGTATGAAGAGGGGTTTAAAACCAAGGAAGTGCTATGGAAATGctgtattttatcattattacaaTCAGCCGTCTCATGATTATATTCAATAACATTTACTAATGATATTCTGTTTCTTATTGTTCTCATGACTAAAAGGTTAAAACTGGTCCACGAGCAGCTGTTTTCTTTGTCCCTAGATAGTGATCATGGTATTTGATAATAATGGCCTTATAGTTgagatggaaaaaagtatggtTTAAAGCAAGCAGTTTAGGCAACAAATATACATTAGGGTGAAAATGTCAAACTTCTGTTCTTACAAGTTGCCATTTTATCAGTCAGATCAACTGAGGGACTCAGTAGACATGACTGAATCTGCTAATGTCACTGCACACAGGTGGTCTTAgccaaaactgaaacaaaatttcatgacttaaaaaaaattaacgagagaaatgaaaggtcaggctgctgagagagacagagactaaAATTATGCCTGCATGAATGGAAACCTGAGTAGGGGAAAAGTAATATTACCACACAAAGAAGTCAAAGCTGCTGGTCAGCAG
Coding sequences within it:
- the MGARP gene encoding protein MGARP, yielding MYLRRAVSKTLALPLRAPPGPAPLRKDASLRWMSSNKFPGSSGSNMIYYLVVGVTVSAGGYYTYKRITSEKAKHSDRITNLKEKTKAELHPLPGEKENLVGAEEASSEAPEVPSVEAPVVDAAELPSATVAVIKEASPCPDDAEAAAEGTTAAGAETGSEVTDAGTGETAEVSPETTSEVTSAVREEAVAIDSDKGTTENESCGEYAELEENSPVESESSAGADLQEEASVCSEAASAQGSSHAD